A window of the Brassica napus cultivar Da-Ae chromosome C5, Da-Ae, whole genome shotgun sequence genome harbors these coding sequences:
- the LOC111206220 gene encoding uncharacterized protein LOC111206220 isoform X1, translating to MAYGSFAISSKALVFCRPCYGGSIRDLPFSLRTPTIGRCGCVGAIAAPRNLVKPRKEESSGKDIRGGRKSKDKTTPWKKLDANEFGIQRSMIPESTRMVLNKLRKKGFQVYLVGGCVRDLILDRIPKDFDVITSAELKEVRQVFPRCQIVGRRFPICHVYVDDIIIEVSSFSTSARTGKTPNKNFRKPVGCNERDYIRWKNCLQRDFTVNGLMFDPLENVVYDYIGGVEDIKNSKVRTVSAAKLSFIEDKARILRAIRIAARLGFSLTKDVAVSVKELSTSLLRLDPSRVQMEINYMLAYGSAEASLRLLWRFGLMEILLPIQASYFVSQGFRRRDGRSNMLLSMFRNLDRLVAPDRPCAELLWIGILAFHKALVDQPRDPTVVASYCLAIYSDISLSEAMEIAKSNTKQHNSNFQELSAQDKDIAGSKLSQQVMSLAESVKSAAKKMHDRDYLANAMSKYPQAPSSDMVFMSRPLLERVQRMFGSVRRKGDGERGVPSLDRRINYKSLALGDFHETRRVFARIVFDTVYPPKI from the exons ATGGCGTATGGTTCTTTCGCTATCTCATCGAAAGCTCTAGTCTTTTGCCGTCCTTGCTATGGTGGCTCCATCAGAGATCTCCCTTTCTCCCTCCGCACGCCTACG ATTGGGCGTTGCGGATGCGTTGGAGCAATCGCGGCACCGAGAAACCTGGTGAAGCCACGCAAGGAAGAGAGCAGCGGTAAGGATATTAGGGGAGGAAGGAAGAGTAAGGATAAAACGACGCCGTGGAAGAAGTTAGATGCTAATGAGTTTGGTATACAGAGGTCCATGATCCCTGAATCTACACGCATGGTTCTCAATAAGCTCAGGAAAAAAG GGTTTCAAGTATACCTAGTGGGAGGTTGTGTTCGGGATCTTATACTAGATAGAATCCCCAAGGATTTTGATGTCATCACTTCTGCCGAACTCAAAGAG GTACGGCAAGTATTTCCCCGATGCCAAATCGTTGGAAGACGGTTTCCCATCTGCCATGTTTATGTCGATGATATCATCATAGAG GTGTCAAGTTTTAGTACTTCAGCAAGGACTGGCAAAACGCCAAATAAGAACTTCAGAAAGCCTGTGGGCTGCAATGAACGTGACTACATCCGTTGGAAGAATTGCTTACAGCGTGATTTTACTGTCAATGG GTTGATGTTTGATCCATTGGAGAACGTAGTGTATGACTATATAGGAGGAGTTGAAGATATAAAGAACTCTAAA GTGAGGACAGTATCTGCAGCAAAGCTTTCATTTATAGAGGATAAAG CTCGCATTTTACGTGCAATTAGGATTGCAGCGAGGTTAGGATTCAGCTTGACTAAAGACGTTGCTGTTTCTGTGAAGGAGCTTTCTACTTCATTGCTGAGACTTGACCCT TCAAGGGTCCAGATGGAAATCAATTATATGCTGGCCTATGGGTCTGCAGAAGCTTCTTTAAGGTTGTTATGGAGATTTGGTCTCATGGAGATTCTTCTACCTATCCAG GCATCTTATTTTGTTTCCCAAGGGTTCAGGAGACGTGATGGAAGGTCCAACATGCTTCTG TCCATGTTTCGCAATCTTGACCGACTTGTAGCACCTGATCGACCATGCGCCGAGCTACTCTG GATTGGGATCTTAGCGTTTCACAAAGCATTGGTCGACCAGCCTCGGGATCCCACCGTCGTAGCTTCCTACTGTCTTGCCATCTACAGTGACATATCTTTATCCGAAGCCATGGAGATCGCAAAGAGCAACACAAAACAGCACAACTCAAACTTCCAAGAACTGTCCGCTCAAGACAAAGACATTGCTGGCAGCAAACTATCGCAGCAGGTCATGAGCTTAGCAGAGTCTGTAAAATCAGCTGCGAAAAAGATGCATGATCGAGACTACTTAGCTAACGCGATGAGCAAATACCCGCAAGCACCAAGCTCTGATATG GTGTTCATGTCGAGACCATTGTTGGAGAGAGTGCAGAGAATGTTTGGAAGTGTGAGAAGGAAGGGAGATGGAGAGAGAGGTGTGCCAAGTTTAGACCGCAGGATAAACTACAAGTCTCTTGCTCTTGGAGACTTTCACGAGACACGTCGTGTTTTCGCTAGGATTGTCTTTGATACCGTTTACCCTCCAAAGATTTAA
- the LOC111206186 gene encoding uncharacterized protein LOC111206186 translates to MADLLHKAIRAMSIGDDEEPLTLPDEPRFRVIDENETSILGRLLNPECQSMARMIDYMPTAWRVYGRVRGIALSKDRFQFVFQREEDLQTVLKDRPWSYNHWAMALERWTANPPDDFLKTMDLWIRIRHIPVEFFTTDTMYRLASEVGKVDVIAYDPKVSQTKDYIRAKVCFNLDNPAKAFRRLNLKSGGTVNIEFEYEKIHKRCFHCLRLTHEKIRCPLLRRGGVKEKQVSNDREALPEPRPNLPIVRASLLDEGPPGFPPMFPELSKQDQKMAMLYISHADETERRARIERVKQGIADSAAEASVRITRITNELDKGKGHVFSYQDDTLVSKKQRPLLLGAYLEGYVQSLEEGETDSSATNGSFTSAPTAVLSGFQLGPSSGGRVSGNQNASKTQRKRPPSWKRKPNTSRAQASYPAPSQHLNKAKRKSSPPPQTASENKSAKLTDPTVASVLKPLLPQ, encoded by the coding sequence ATGGCTGACCTCCTCCACAAAGCGATAAGAGCTATGTCCATTGGTGATGATGAAGAGCCCCTTACCCTACCTGATGAACCTCGTTTCCGTGTTATTGATGAGAATGAAACTAGTATCCTTGGCCGCTTGCTGAACCCCGAATGTCAGTCCATGGCTCGAATGATAGACTATATGCCTACAGCGTGGCGTGTTTACGGTCGTGTTCGAGGGATTGCTCTCTCGAAAGACAGGTTCCAGTTTGTTTTCCAGCGAGAGGAAGATCTACAGACGGTCCTCAAAGATAGACCCTGGTCTTATAATCATTGGGCTATGGCTTTGGAGAGATGGACAGCTAACCCTCCTGATGACTTCCTCAAAACGATGGATCTGTGGATTCGGATTAGGCATATCCCAGTGGAGTTCTTCACTACTGATACTATGTACCGCCTGGCGTCAGAGGTTGGaaaagttgatgttattgcttACGATCCTAAGGTTTCCCAGACTAAGGACTACATCAGAGCCAAAGTTTGCTTCAACCTGGATAACCCGGCCAAGGCATTCAGAAGATTGAACCTCAAGTCTGGTGGGACGGTGAACATTGAATTTGAATATGAAAAAATTCATAAGAGATGTTTTCACTGTCTGCGCCTTACCCATGAAAAGATCAGATGCCCACTTTTGCGTAGAGGTGGTGTGAAGGAGAAACAAGTATCTAATGACCGAGAGGCATTGCCTGAGCCTCGTCCTAATCTTCCCATTGTGAGAGCTTCACTACTGGATGAGGGCCCGCCTGGTTTTCCTCCCATGTTTCCGGAGCTTTCAAAGCAAGACCAAAAAATGGCTATGTTGTATATCTCACATGCTGATGAGACAGAACGCAGAGCTAGAATCGAAAGAGTCAAGCAAGGTATTGCTGATAGTGCTGCTGAAGCTTCGGTCCGTATCACTCGGATTACCAATGAGCTAGACAAAGGAAAAGGCCACGTTTTCTCTTATCAAGACGATACACTGGTCTCTAAAAAACAGAGACCCCTCTTACTTGGAGCTTACTTAGAAGGCTATGTTCAATCTCTGGAGGAAGGTGAGACTGATTCTTCGGCTACAAATGGCTCCTTTACGTCTGCTCCCACTGCGGTTCTGTCGGGTTTTCAGCTTGGCCCTTCCTCGGGAGGGCGAGTCTCCGGGAACCAAAATGCCAGCAAGACCCAAAGGAAGAGGCCTCCGTCCTGGAAGAGGAAACCCAATACCAGTCGTGCCCAGGCTTCTTATCCTGCTCCTTCTCAGCACCTGAACAAGGCAAAGAGAAAGTCTTCTCCCCCTCCACAGACAGCGTCCGAGAACAAATCTGCAAAGCTTACAGACCCTACGGTGGCTTCCGTATTGAAGCCGCTGCTCCCCCAATGA
- the LOC111206220 gene encoding poly(A) polymerase I isoform X2 — MAYGSFAISSKALVFCRPCYGGSIRDLPFSLRTPTIGRCGCVGAIAAPRNLVKPRKEESSGKDIRGGRKSKDKTTPWKKLDANEFGIQRSMIPESTRMVLNKLRKKGFQVYLVGGCVRDLILDRIPKDFDVITSAELKEVRQVFPRCQIVGRRFPICHVYVDDIIIEVSSFSTSARTGKTPNKNFRKPVGCNERDYIRWKNCLQRDFTVNGLMFDPLENVVYDYIGGVEDIKNSKVRTVSAAKLSFIEDKARILRAIRIAARLGFSLTKDVAVSVKELSTSLLRLDPSRVQMEINYMLAYGSAEASLRLLWRFGLMEILLPIQSMFRNLDRLVAPDRPCAELLWIGILAFHKALVDQPRDPTVVASYCLAIYSDISLSEAMEIAKSNTKQHNSNFQELSAQDKDIAGSKLSQQVMSLAESVKSAAKKMHDRDYLANAMSKYPQAPSSDMVFMSRPLLERVQRMFGSVRRKGDGERGVPSLDRRINYKSLALGDFHETRRVFARIVFDTVYPPKI, encoded by the exons ATGGCGTATGGTTCTTTCGCTATCTCATCGAAAGCTCTAGTCTTTTGCCGTCCTTGCTATGGTGGCTCCATCAGAGATCTCCCTTTCTCCCTCCGCACGCCTACG ATTGGGCGTTGCGGATGCGTTGGAGCAATCGCGGCACCGAGAAACCTGGTGAAGCCACGCAAGGAAGAGAGCAGCGGTAAGGATATTAGGGGAGGAAGGAAGAGTAAGGATAAAACGACGCCGTGGAAGAAGTTAGATGCTAATGAGTTTGGTATACAGAGGTCCATGATCCCTGAATCTACACGCATGGTTCTCAATAAGCTCAGGAAAAAAG GGTTTCAAGTATACCTAGTGGGAGGTTGTGTTCGGGATCTTATACTAGATAGAATCCCCAAGGATTTTGATGTCATCACTTCTGCCGAACTCAAAGAG GTACGGCAAGTATTTCCCCGATGCCAAATCGTTGGAAGACGGTTTCCCATCTGCCATGTTTATGTCGATGATATCATCATAGAG GTGTCAAGTTTTAGTACTTCAGCAAGGACTGGCAAAACGCCAAATAAGAACTTCAGAAAGCCTGTGGGCTGCAATGAACGTGACTACATCCGTTGGAAGAATTGCTTACAGCGTGATTTTACTGTCAATGG GTTGATGTTTGATCCATTGGAGAACGTAGTGTATGACTATATAGGAGGAGTTGAAGATATAAAGAACTCTAAA GTGAGGACAGTATCTGCAGCAAAGCTTTCATTTATAGAGGATAAAG CTCGCATTTTACGTGCAATTAGGATTGCAGCGAGGTTAGGATTCAGCTTGACTAAAGACGTTGCTGTTTCTGTGAAGGAGCTTTCTACTTCATTGCTGAGACTTGACCCT TCAAGGGTCCAGATGGAAATCAATTATATGCTGGCCTATGGGTCTGCAGAAGCTTCTTTAAGGTTGTTATGGAGATTTGGTCTCATGGAGATTCTTCTACCTATCCAG TCCATGTTTCGCAATCTTGACCGACTTGTAGCACCTGATCGACCATGCGCCGAGCTACTCTG GATTGGGATCTTAGCGTTTCACAAAGCATTGGTCGACCAGCCTCGGGATCCCACCGTCGTAGCTTCCTACTGTCTTGCCATCTACAGTGACATATCTTTATCCGAAGCCATGGAGATCGCAAAGAGCAACACAAAACAGCACAACTCAAACTTCCAAGAACTGTCCGCTCAAGACAAAGACATTGCTGGCAGCAAACTATCGCAGCAGGTCATGAGCTTAGCAGAGTCTGTAAAATCAGCTGCGAAAAAGATGCATGATCGAGACTACTTAGCTAACGCGATGAGCAAATACCCGCAAGCACCAAGCTCTGATATG GTGTTCATGTCGAGACCATTGTTGGAGAGAGTGCAGAGAATGTTTGGAAGTGTGAGAAGGAAGGGAGATGGAGAGAGAGGTGTGCCAAGTTTAGACCGCAGGATAAACTACAAGTCTCTTGCTCTTGGAGACTTTCACGAGACACGTCGTGTTTTCGCTAGGATTGTCTTTGATACCGTTTACCCTCCAAAGATTTAA